A region of Salvia splendens isolate huo1 chromosome 17, SspV2, whole genome shotgun sequence DNA encodes the following proteins:
- the LOC121773536 gene encoding polyphenol oxidase I, chloroplastic-like — translation MASLQSSFIMFSSAPKPPSSRFPGRRHRSQISCSRDGGGGIDRRNMLLGLGGLYGSGSSLGHKAEALPILPPDLSTCDPKGTTTTPPGSQEVVKLDVDCCPPFTDKQADYKLPKFKKTRIRRAAHRLSREEVEKYKLAMAKMRELDVTDPDDPKGFTQQANIHCAYCNGPYDQVGHPGVDLQVHNSWIFFPWHRWYLYFYERILGELIGDPTFALPYWNWDNLKGMTLPPAFDDPSSPLFDENRNQDHRGKAVVDLTGRSGITDPTQLVSNNLALMYKEMIGGLDNALDFMGTAYRDGDESPPFGLGGTSENGSHTGIHIWVGDPRNKFNEDMGNFYSTGRDPAFYCHHFNVDRMWTIWEKLPATYSKKIDDDDFKNSAFMFYDEKKNLVRVKVADCLDYTKMGYEYEYSDLSWLNSRPTKKPVPANLMKLANGLPTAEKVFPLKPVKAVKFLVPKPAKGKADEALVLENIVTDNSKLIKLDVFINDEDDKPDELDRAEYVGSFTQLPHRVKGKESVNNLRLNLREVYENINIADDDAVVITIVPQFNGDAVTIGGIKIIRRSAK, via the coding sequence ATGGCTTCCCTTCAATCTTCCTTCATCATGTTCTCCTCCGCCCCAAAACCCCCCAGCTCCCGCTTCCCGGGCCGTCGCCACCGCTCTCAAATCTCATGCAGCAGAGATGGAGGCGGCGGCATTGACCGCCGCAACATGCTCCTAGGCCTGGGAGGCCTATATGGCTCGGGCAGTAGCCTCGGCCACAAGGCCGAGGCTCTCCCTATCCTGCCTCCCGACCTGAGCACCTGTGACCCCAAAGGTACCACGACCACTCCCCCCGGGTCGCAGGAGGTCGTGAAGCTCGACGTCGACTGCTGCCCGCCCTTCACTGACAAGCAAGCGGACTACAAGCTCCCGAAATTCAAGAAAACCCGGATCAGGCGGGCCGCGCACCGCCTGAGCCGGGAGGAGGTAGAAAAATACAAGCTAGCGATGGCGAAGATGCGGGAACTCGACGTGACCGACCCGGACGACCCCAAGGGCTTCACGCAGCAAGCGAACATCCACTGCGCTTACTGCAACGGCCCCTACGACCAGGTCGGCCACCCAGGCGTGGACCTACAGGTCCACAACTCATGGATTTTCTTCCCTTGGCACAGATGGtacttatatttttatgagaggATCTTAGGAGAACTCATAGGAGATCCCACCTTCGCCTTGCCCTACTGGAACTGGGACAACCTTAAGGGCATGACCTTACCCCCGGCCTTCGACGACCCGTCCTCGCCCCTCTTCGATGAGAACCGCAACCAGGACCACCGCGGAAAAGCCGTGGTCGACCTCACCGGGCGTAGTGGCATCACCGACCCGACCCAGCTGGTTTCAAACAACCTGGCCCTAATGTACAAGGAAATGATCGGCGGTCTCGACAACGCCCTTGATTTCATGGGGACCGCGTACCGGGACGGAGACGAGTCCCCCCCGTTCGGCCTCGGAGGGACGTCCGAGAACGGGTCCCACACCGGGATCCACATTTGGGTGGGAGACCCGAGAAACAAATTCAACGAGGATATGGGCAACTTCTACTCGACCGGGCGGGACCCTGCTTTCTACTGCCATCACTTCAACGTCGACCGAATGTGGACTATTTGGGAAAAACTCCCGGCGACCTACTCGAAAAAGATCGACGACGATGACTTCAAGAACTCGGCCTTCATGTTCTACGACGAGAAGAAGAACCTCGTCCGAGTCAAGGTGGCCGACTGCCTGGACTACACCAAAATGGGATACGAGTACGAATACAGCGACCTTTCTTGGCTCAACTCGAGGCCGACTAAGAAGCCCGTCCCGGCCAACCTCATGAAGCTCGCGAATGGCCTCCCGACCGCGGAAAAAGTCTTCCCTCTCAAGCCAGTTAAAGCAGTCAAGTTTCTGGTGCCGAAGCCAGCAAAGGGGAAGGCGGACGAGGCGCTGGTACTGGAGAATATCGTCACGGATAACAGCAAGCTCATCAAGCTTGACGTGTTCATCAACGATGAAGACGACAAGCCTGATGAGCTTGATAGGGCTGAGTATGTCGGGTCGTTTACGCAGCTGCCGCACAGGGTTAAGGGGAAGGAGAGTGTGAACAACCTTCGGTTGAATTTGAGGGAAGTGTACGAGAACATCAACATCGCCGACGATGATGCTGTTGTTATCACCATTGTTCCACAGTTCAACGGCGACGCTGTCACCATCGGTGGTATTAAGATTATTCGCCGCAGCGCTAAGTAG